One Marinobacter panjinensis DNA segment encodes these proteins:
- a CDS encoding pilin assembly protein — protein sequence MKIKDLVNYWDKHARGRLTRDAYFANLSDQHHQRLEKLAALYPMKSSQDLMRDLISAALDELETSFPYVQGSKVVAFDEDGFEIYEDQGMTPRFISLSQKHIQKLKARQLESVA from the coding sequence ATGAAAATCAAAGATCTGGTCAATTACTGGGACAAGCATGCACGTGGTCGGCTGACCCGGGATGCGTATTTTGCCAACCTGTCCGACCAGCATCACCAGCGACTGGAAAAACTGGCCGCGCTGTACCCGATGAAGTCCTCTCAGGATCTCATGCGGGACCTGATCTCCGCTGCTCTTGACGAATTGGAGACCAGCTTTCCTTACGTCCAGGGCTCAAAGGTTGTCGCATTCGATGAGGACGGCTTCGAGATCTATGAAGATCAGGGCATGACCCCACGCTTTATCAGCCTCAGCCAGAAGCATATCCAGAAGCTCAAGGCACGCCAGCTGGAATCGGTTGCCTGA